In Phreatobacter aquaticus, a single genomic region encodes these proteins:
- a CDS encoding CCA tRNA nucleotidyltransferase, with product MSVPPGLPAGLPGWFTKGPAAEILALLNADGEEARPIGGAVRNHLIGQPEGDIDIATTAVPGEVVRRMSAAGFKVVPTGIDHGTVTVVADGRGYEVTTLREDIETDGRRAVVRFGRDWRADAARRDFTVNAMSLAPDGTLVDFFGGRDDLKARRIRFIGDPVQRIREDRLRILRFFRFHATYAEGPPDRPALDACIAERPGIADLSGERIRQEMLKLLVAARAASTLQDMADAGILGPILGGIPLCCGVARLARIEEALGFAAEPSRRLAALGVLVREDAERLRGRLKLSNEEFRRLYSVGHGWPAIDPKQGEQAAKVQLHAAGPRGFRDRALVAFARSAASPEDPSWQALVRLPERWQAPGFPISGLDFAARGLGQGPELGAALARAKAAWIATGFPSDRASLDALVVAAMPGHFS from the coding sequence ATGAGCGTTCCGCCAGGTTTGCCGGCCGGGCTGCCCGGCTGGTTCACCAAGGGGCCGGCGGCCGAGATTCTCGCCTTGCTGAATGCCGACGGCGAGGAGGCGCGGCCCATCGGCGGTGCCGTGCGCAACCATCTGATCGGTCAGCCGGAAGGCGATATCGACATTGCGACGACGGCAGTTCCGGGCGAGGTCGTGCGGCGGATGAGTGCGGCGGGCTTCAAGGTGGTCCCGACCGGCATCGACCATGGAACCGTCACCGTCGTGGCCGACGGACGCGGCTATGAAGTGACGACGCTCAGGGAAGACATCGAGACCGACGGCCGCCGCGCCGTCGTCCGGTTTGGCCGCGACTGGCGGGCGGATGCCGCCCGGCGTGACTTCACCGTCAACGCGATGAGCCTTGCGCCAGACGGCACACTGGTCGACTTCTTCGGCGGCAGAGACGATCTCAAGGCCCGGCGAATCCGGTTCATCGGCGATCCCGTGCAGCGCATCCGCGAGGACCGTTTGCGCATCCTTCGGTTTTTCCGCTTTCACGCGACCTATGCCGAAGGTCCGCCGGACCGGCCGGCGCTCGACGCCTGCATCGCCGAACGCCCCGGAATTGCCGATCTTTCGGGCGAGCGGATTCGCCAGGAGATGCTGAAGCTTCTGGTTGCGGCACGTGCGGCGAGCACGCTGCAGGACATGGCTGATGCCGGTATCCTCGGCCCGATTCTGGGCGGTATCCCGTTATGCTGCGGGGTCGCCAGGCTGGCGAGGATCGAGGAGGCGCTCGGCTTTGCTGCCGAGCCGTCGCGCCGTCTTGCGGCGCTCGGGGTGCTCGTGCGCGAGGATGCCGAACGCCTGCGTGGGCGCCTCAAACTGTCCAACGAGGAGTTCCGCCGGCTCTACAGCGTTGGTCACGGATGGCCTGCAATCGACCCCAAGCAGGGCGAACAGGCGGCCAAAGTCCAGCTCCATGCCGCAGGTCCACGCGGGTTCCGTGATCGTGCGCTGGTGGCTTTCGCCCGATCTGCAGCCTCGCCGGAAGACCCCTCGTGGCAAGCTCTGGTCCGCCTGCCGGAGCGCTGGCAGGCTCCCGGGTTTCCGATCAGCGGGCTCGACTTCGCAGCACGGGGACTGGGCCAGGGTCCCGAACTCGGCGCTGCCCTGGCGCGCGCCAAGGCGGCATGGATTGCAACCGGATTCCCGTCTGATCGCGCGAGCCTAGACGCACTGGTTGTGGCGGCGATGCCCGGACATTTCAGCTAA
- a CDS encoding DUF6111 family protein: MRIAINLLLFILPFVLYVGWLHLKEQSPFLKEHWERRPVVWLGLVGILLGGGYFLYHVAYQVRDPNVIYIPARVENGVFQPARMEPRSRAPQQ; the protein is encoded by the coding sequence ATGCGCATCGCCATCAACCTGCTGCTCTTCATCCTGCCCTTCGTGCTCTATGTCGGCTGGCTGCACCTGAAGGAGCAGAGCCCGTTCCTCAAGGAACATTGGGAGCGGCGGCCGGTGGTTTGGCTCGGGCTGGTCGGCATTCTGCTTGGCGGCGGCTATTTCCTCTATCACGTCGCCTATCAGGTGCGGGATCCGAACGTCATCTACATCCCGGCGCGGGTCGAGAACGGCGTTTTCCAGCCTGCCCGCATGGAGCCCCGGTCGCGGGCGCCCCAGCAATGA
- a CDS encoding CoA pyrophosphatase, protein MIPRDAAAFAQAVSRRLTLDLPTRIHDPFALLGVPGDAGDHTINEGAPAKPAAVLIPVVARPEPTVLLTLRSSALPSHSGQIAFPGGKIDPGDGTPLAAALREAEEEVGLDRRFVQPLGYLLPFLSRTGYLITPVVGMVEPGFELTINPSEVTDAFEVPLAFLMDERNHQRQTRHLNGRDRVVFAMPYGERYIWGITATILRDLWQRLADPVAVEGA, encoded by the coding sequence GTGATTCCCCGCGACGCCGCCGCGTTTGCCCAAGCCGTCAGCCGGCGTCTGACGCTTGATCTGCCGACGCGCATCCATGACCCGTTTGCCCTGTTGGGCGTGCCAGGCGATGCCGGTGATCACACGATCAATGAAGGGGCGCCGGCCAAGCCCGCCGCCGTGCTGATCCCGGTCGTGGCCCGGCCGGAACCGACCGTGCTGCTGACCTTGCGGTCGAGCGCACTGCCCAGCCATTCCGGCCAGATCGCCTTTCCGGGCGGCAAGATCGATCCGGGTGATGGAACGCCGCTTGCCGCCGCGCTCCGCGAGGCGGAGGAAGAGGTCGGTCTCGACCGGCGCTTCGTCCAGCCGCTCGGCTATCTGCTGCCGTTCCTGTCGCGCACCGGCTACCTGATCACCCCGGTGGTCGGCATGGTCGAGCCCGGCTTCGAGCTCACCATCAATCCCAGCGAGGTGACGGATGCCTTCGAGGTGCCGCTCGCCTTCCTGATGGACGAGCGCAACCACCAGCGCCAGACGCGCCATCTCAATGGGCGCGACCGCGTTGTCTTTGCGATGCCCTATGGCGAACGCTATATATGGGGCATCACGGCGACCATCCTGCGCGATCTCTGGCAGCGGCTCGCCGACCCCGTTGCCGTCGAAGGAGCCTGA
- a CDS encoding DUF1285 domain-containing protein, whose product MSAQTVSDTPSASTGLDALAAAVKAVRGPPPVHLWNPPFCGDLDMRIGADGTWYYMKTPIGRPALVKLFSSVLKVEDGKFFLVTPVEKVGIVVDDAPFAAVEMRVEGEGHARRIGFRTQTEEWVEVAADHPLRFEKEAGTEGLKPYVLLRGALWARVSRALFHDLASMGEIAVHDGSEWFGLYAGGRFYPMVPAQEIEGLL is encoded by the coding sequence GTGAGTGCCCAGACAGTGTCCGACACCCCCTCCGCCTCCACCGGTCTCGATGCGCTCGCCGCCGCGGTGAAGGCGGTGCGCGGACCGCCGCCGGTGCATCTGTGGAACCCGCCCTTCTGCGGCGATCTCGACATGCGGATCGGGGCTGACGGCACCTGGTACTACATGAAGACGCCAATCGGCCGCCCGGCGCTGGTGAAGCTGTTTTCCTCGGTTTTGAAGGTCGAGGATGGCAAATTCTTTCTCGTGACGCCGGTCGAGAAGGTTGGAATCGTCGTTGATGACGCACCCTTTGCAGCGGTCGAAATGCGCGTCGAGGGCGAAGGCCATGCCCGCCGGATCGGGTTCAGAACCCAGACCGAAGAGTGGGTGGAGGTCGCCGCCGACCACCCGCTGCGCTTCGAGAAGGAAGCCGGCACCGAGGGGCTGAAGCCCTATGTCCTGCTGCGCGGCGCCTTGTGGGCCAGGGTGTCGCGCGCGCTCTTTCACGATCTCGCGAGCATGGGCGAGATCGCTGTGCATGACGGCTCGGAATGGTTCGGGCTCTATGCCGGCGGGCGCTTCTATCCCATGGTGCCGGCCCAAGAGATCGAGGGCCTGCTGTGA
- a CDS encoding AAA family ATPase, with translation MTAETAERMEDAIVRAAETTAAQARLARANIANVIFGQPSVIDQTLITILAGGHALLVGLPGLAKTKLVETLGIVLGLDARRIQFTPDLMPSDILGSEVLEESASGKRAFRFLKGPVFTQLLMADEINRASPRTQSALLQAMQEYHVTVAGERHDLPKPFHVLATQNPLEQEGTYPLPEAQLDRFLMQVDVGYPDLEAERKILFDTTGSEETKPKQAMSWDDLQAAQRLVRRLPVGESVVEAILTLVRSARPGAATGELAQAIAWGPGPRASQALMLAVRARALIDGRLAPSVDDVVALAEPILKHRMALSFSARADGLTVEKVIATLVKPIR, from the coding sequence ATGACCGCCGAGACCGCCGAACGGATGGAAGACGCCATCGTCCGCGCTGCCGAGACCACGGCCGCCCAGGCGCGCCTGGCGCGCGCCAACATCGCCAATGTCATCTTCGGCCAGCCATCGGTGATCGACCAGACCCTGATCACCATCCTGGCCGGCGGCCATGCCCTGCTGGTCGGCCTGCCGGGTCTTGCCAAGACCAAGCTGGTGGAAACCCTCGGCATCGTGCTGGGGCTCGATGCCCGGCGCATCCAGTTCACGCCGGACCTCATGCCCTCGGACATTCTAGGCTCCGAAGTTCTCGAGGAATCGGCCTCCGGCAAGCGAGCCTTCCGGTTTCTCAAAGGTCCGGTCTTCACCCAGCTCCTGATGGCCGACGAGATCAACCGCGCCTCGCCGCGCACCCAGTCGGCGCTGCTGCAGGCCATGCAGGAATATCACGTGACCGTCGCCGGCGAGCGCCACGACCTGCCGAAACCCTTCCATGTGCTGGCGACCCAGAACCCGCTGGAACAGGAGGGCACCTATCCCCTTCCCGAGGCGCAGCTCGACCGGTTCCTGATGCAGGTCGATGTCGGCTATCCCGATCTCGAAGCCGAGAGGAAGATCCTGTTCGACACGACCGGCTCGGAAGAGACCAAGCCGAAACAGGCGATGAGCTGGGACGATCTCCAGGCCGCCCAGCGGCTGGTGCGCAGGCTCCCGGTCGGCGAGTCGGTTGTGGAAGCCATCCTGACGCTGGTCCGCTCGGCCCGTCCGGGCGCGGCCACCGGCGAACTGGCGCAGGCCATCGCCTGGGGTCCTGGCCCCCGCGCCTCGCAGGCGCTCATGCTGGCCGTGCGTGCCCGCGCGCTGATCGACGGACGCCTCGCACCCTCGGTCGATGACGTGGTGGCACTGGCCGAGCCGATCCTGAAGCACCGCATGGCGCTCTCGTTCAGTGCGCGCGCGGACGGCCTGACGGTCGAGAAGGTCATCGCCACCCTGGTCAAGCCGATCCGATAA
- a CDS encoding DUF58 domain-containing protein: protein MFGLTDNRQDGVQETHRLSRDGEMLAAALPRLVLEARRVASTVVHGLHGRRRAGSGENFWQFRRFNDGEPASRVDWRRSARDQHLYVREQEWEAAHTVWIWPDRSASMQFVSPLAWETKRDRCLVLAFALAEIMVKGGERVGIPGLMRPTASRAIIDRMAEAILADSTEKPAGLPPKAPVSRLSEVVILSDCLVPVEEFQDEVKSLAMSGSRGHVLQINDPIEETFPYKGRVEFEELEDGLTITAGRAETWRDDYTARLAAHRAALRLECDQRGWSFGIHRTDQPPSAAILALHQRMGPGSRDVGGR, encoded by the coding sequence ATGTTCGGCCTCACCGACAACCGGCAAGACGGCGTCCAGGAGACGCACCGGCTGTCGCGCGATGGCGAGATGCTGGCGGCGGCCTTGCCGCGCCTCGTGCTGGAGGCGCGCCGTGTCGCGTCCACCGTGGTGCATGGCCTCCATGGCCGCAGGCGCGCCGGCTCCGGCGAGAATTTCTGGCAGTTCCGCCGGTTCAACGACGGCGAGCCGGCCTCGCGTGTCGACTGGCGGCGCTCAGCGCGCGACCAGCACCTGTATGTTCGCGAGCAGGAATGGGAAGCCGCCCATACCGTCTGGATCTGGCCGGATCGATCGGCTTCCATGCAGTTCGTCTCGCCGCTCGCCTGGGAAACCAAGCGTGATCGCTGCCTGGTGCTCGCCTTCGCCCTGGCGGAGATCATGGTGAAGGGCGGCGAGCGGGTCGGCATTCCAGGCCTAATGCGGCCGACGGCCAGCCGCGCCATCATCGACCGCATGGCGGAAGCGATCCTGGCCGACAGCACGGAAAAGCCCGCGGGGCTGCCACCCAAGGCGCCGGTGTCGCGGCTCTCCGAAGTGGTCATTCTGTCGGACTGCCTGGTGCCGGTCGAGGAGTTCCAGGACGAGGTGAAAAGCCTCGCCATGAGCGGCTCGCGCGGCCATGTCCTGCAGATCAACGATCCGATCGAAGAGACCTTCCCCTACAAGGGTCGCGTCGAGTTCGAGGAACTCGAAGATGGCCTGACCATCACCGCCGGCCGCGCCGAGACCTGGCGCGACGATTACACCGCGCGGCTTGCCGCCCATCGCGCGGCCCTGCGCCTTGAATGCGATCAGCGCGGCTGGAGCTTTGGCATTCACCGCACCGACCAGCCGCCCTCTGCCGCGATCCTCGCGCTGCATCAGCGCATGGGACCGGGATCGCGCGACGTGGGAGGCCGATGA
- a CDS encoding DUF4159 domain-containing protein yields the protein MLGLPLAFASPLVLFALAALPALWWLLRLVPPRPRRVQFPPTRILMEIAPKEETPSNSPWWLTLLRLLLAAIIILAMAGPLWNPPATTSGGRGPVLLLVDDGWASAASFEQRLRVATQIVASAESAGRPVAFATTARPVIDIGIETPSSVRERLRSLDPLPHTPDRAQILPALTKFLAAQPLAEIVWLADGIDTGRSEAFITQLKDVVAGRTLSVFDGGTAPVLALTNAANSNQGFTVAVIRADAGPAQAGRVRALDSRGLPLGESTFAFEPGKTEAEAKFDLPVEIRNEITRLDVIGERSAGAVQLIDARWQRRTIGVISGASSDTAQPLLSPTYYLGRALEPFADIRTVEGASPSEAAMRFVEGRVPMIVLTDVGTVTPQAREALSRFLDNGGILLRFAGTRLAGAQNDDLVPVRLRRGGRQLGGTLSWETPQGLAPFTRESPFADIAVPADVRVRRQVLAEPDGLLADKTWAQLADGTPLVTAEKRGRGMLILFHITADTAWSDLPLSGAFVEMLKRVAGLSAAGRPAAEGLAALPGQVRGADRIAPTRVLDGFGAFIRPPATAKPIPADWRDAASYDFPPGFYGPQEGMVAVNTLTPAERLKPLDLRPLAATIERYRVGEPVDLRSPLVIAALLLLLLDGLAVFAIAGGLARLTARRPARAAVVLALALVPLLLSAPADAQTRRSQDRPPPISTGNPADDAALRATQATRLAYVVTGSREVDEVSRAGLEGLTRFLSARTALEPAAPQSVDISRDEIAFFPVIYWPIVSGAAEPSPQALLKLDAYMKQGGMVIFDTRDALTATPGQASPAQATLRRIIAGLDIPELEPVPRDHVLARAFFILREFPGRYADGGTWVEAIPPATDEEAARPARASDSVSPVIITSNDLASAWAIDRQGNPLLPVQGEARQRELAFRFGVNIVMYALTGNYKTDQVHVPALLERLGN from the coding sequence ATGCTGGGCCTGCCGCTCGCCTTCGCTTCGCCGCTGGTCCTGTTCGCGCTGGCAGCCCTGCCCGCGCTCTGGTGGCTCCTGCGCCTGGTCCCGCCCCGGCCGCGCCGGGTGCAATTCCCGCCGACCCGCATCCTGATGGAGATCGCGCCGAAGGAGGAGACGCCGTCGAACAGCCCGTGGTGGCTGACGCTGCTCCGCCTGCTGCTCGCCGCGATCATCATCCTCGCCATGGCGGGTCCCCTGTGGAATCCGCCCGCGACCACCAGCGGCGGACGCGGCCCGGTTCTCCTCCTCGTCGACGACGGCTGGGCATCGGCTGCCTCCTTCGAACAGCGCCTGCGGGTCGCGACCCAGATCGTCGCCTCCGCCGAAAGCGCCGGGCGCCCGGTCGCCTTCGCCACAACCGCCCGCCCGGTGATCGATATTGGCATCGAGACGCCAAGTTCGGTACGCGAGCGGCTGCGCTCCCTCGACCCCCTCCCCCACACGCCGGACCGCGCGCAGATCCTGCCGGCCCTGACCAAATTCCTTGCCGCCCAGCCGCTGGCCGAGATCGTCTGGCTTGCCGACGGTATCGATACCGGCCGCTCCGAGGCCTTCATCACCCAGTTGAAGGATGTCGTGGCTGGCCGCACACTGTCCGTGTTCGATGGCGGCACGGCCCCGGTCCTGGCGCTGACCAATGCTGCCAACAGCAACCAGGGCTTCACTGTCGCCGTCATCCGGGCCGATGCGGGACCGGCGCAGGCCGGGCGCGTCCGGGCGCTGGACAGCCGTGGCCTGCCGCTCGGCGAAAGCACCTTCGCGTTTGAGCCCGGCAAGACCGAAGCGGAAGCGAAGTTCGACCTGCCGGTCGAGATCCGCAACGAGATCACCCGTCTCGACGTCATCGGCGAGCGCTCGGCCGGCGCCGTTCAGCTGATCGACGCGCGCTGGCAGCGCCGCACCATCGGCGTCATCTCCGGCGCGTCATCGGACACGGCCCAACCGCTCCTGTCGCCGACCTATTATCTCGGGCGGGCGCTCGAGCCCTTTGCCGATATCCGCACCGTCGAGGGCGCCTCGCCCTCCGAGGCCGCCATGCGCTTCGTCGAAGGCCGGGTGCCGATGATCGTGCTGACCGATGTCGGCACCGTCACGCCGCAGGCGCGCGAGGCGTTGTCACGCTTCCTCGACAATGGCGGCATCCTGCTGCGCTTCGCGGGCACCCGCCTTGCCGGGGCGCAGAATGACGACCTCGTACCGGTCCGTCTCCGGCGCGGCGGCCGCCAGCTCGGCGGCACGCTGTCCTGGGAAACACCGCAGGGCCTCGCGCCCTTCACGCGCGAAAGTCCCTTCGCCGACATCGCGGTGCCCGCCGACGTGCGCGTGCGCCGTCAGGTCCTGGCCGAGCCGGATGGCCTGCTCGCCGACAAGACCTGGGCGCAGCTCGCCGATGGAACGCCGCTGGTGACCGCCGAAAAGCGCGGCCGCGGCATGCTGATCCTGTTCCATATCACCGCTGACACCGCATGGTCCGACCTTCCTCTGTCGGGTGCTTTCGTCGAGATGCTGAAGCGCGTTGCCGGCCTCTCCGCCGCCGGCCGTCCCGCCGCCGAAGGTCTGGCCGCCCTGCCCGGCCAGGTGCGCGGCGCCGACCGCATCGCGCCCACTCGCGTGCTTGACGGGTTCGGGGCCTTCATCCGCCCGCCGGCAACCGCCAAGCCGATCCCAGCCGATTGGCGCGACGCCGCAAGCTACGATTTCCCGCCTGGCTTCTATGGCCCCCAGGAAGGCATGGTGGCGGTCAACACGCTGACTCCGGCCGAACGCTTGAAGCCGCTCGACCTCCGCCCCCTCGCCGCCACCATCGAGCGTTACAGGGTGGGTGAACCCGTCGACCTGAGATCCCCGCTGGTGATTGCCGCCCTGCTCCTGTTGCTGCTCGATGGCCTTGCGGTCTTCGCCATTGCCGGCGGCCTTGCCCGGTTGACCGCCCGCCGCCCGGCGCGCGCGGCCGTGGTCCTGGCCCTCGCCCTTGTGCCCTTGTTGCTGTCGGCTCCCGCCGATGCCCAGACGCGCCGGTCACAGGACCGGCCGCCACCGATATCCACGGGCAATCCCGCAGACGATGCCGCCCTGCGGGCAACACAGGCAACCAGACTTGCCTATGTGGTCACCGGGTCCCGTGAGGTGGATGAGGTCAGCCGCGCGGGTCTCGAAGGGCTGACGCGCTTCCTCTCGGCCCGAACCGCTCTCGAACCGGCGGCTCCGCAATCGGTCGATATCAGCCGCGACGAGATCGCGTTCTTCCCGGTGATCTACTGGCCGATCGTGTCAGGAGCAGCCGAACCGAGCCCGCAGGCCCTGCTCAAGCTCGACGCCTATATGAAACAGGGCGGCATGGTGATCTTCGACACCCGCGATGCCCTGACCGCCACGCCCGGCCAGGCGAGCCCGGCCCAGGCGACGCTGCGGCGGATCATCGCCGGTCTCGACATTCCGGAACTTGAACCGGTGCCGCGCGATCACGTGCTCGCCCGTGCCTTCTTCATCCTGCGGGAGTTTCCGGGGCGCTATGCCGATGGCGGCACCTGGGTCGAGGCGATACCGCCGGCGACCGATGAAGAGGCTGCGCGGCCCGCCCGCGCCTCGGATTCCGTCTCACCTGTCATCATCACATCGAACGATCTCGCCAGCGCCTGGGCGATCGACCGCCAGGGCAATCCGCTCCTGCCCGTGCAGGGCGAGGCGCGGCAGCGCGAACTTGCCTTCCGCTTCGGCGTCAACATCGTGATGTATGCCCTGACCGGCAACTACAAGACCGACCAGGTTCACGTGCCAGCGCTCCTCGAACGGCTGGGGAACTGA
- a CDS encoding SH3 domain-containing protein — MRRLALLTAVALAASAAGAEAQSARCRVMDPTGTPLNIRDSPNGAVLGQVRNGTLVERVRIASDDRGRPWAYIIDRNSGEPLGWVIREFIACF, encoded by the coding sequence ATGAGACGTCTTGCCCTTCTGACCGCAGTGGCGCTTGCCGCCTCTGCCGCTGGTGCCGAAGCGCAATCGGCGCGCTGCCGGGTGATGGATCCGACCGGCACCCCCTTGAACATTCGCGACAGTCCGAACGGCGCCGTTCTCGGGCAGGTGCGCAACGGCACACTGGTCGAGCGTGTCCGGATCGCCAGCGACGATCGTGGCCGGCCCTGGGCCTATATCATCGACCGCAACAGCGGCGAGCCGTTGGGCTGGGTGATCCGCGAGTTCATCGCCTGCTTCTGA
- a CDS encoding GNAT family N-acetyltransferase, with translation MPDLTLDLHPESAADAPAIDRLHERAFGPGRFARTAFRLREGVPPLLDLCFTARVGTLLVGSIRLSPVVIGAGTPGILLGPITIDPAFQSRGIGGALMRRSMDAARAKSHQLVILVGDAPYYQRFGFAVVPPGRLVLPGPVDPGRFLYAELQPGSFEGVSGPVRGARVAA, from the coding sequence ATGCCCGACCTTACCCTCGATCTGCATCCTGAATCCGCGGCCGATGCTCCGGCCATCGATCGGCTGCACGAACGCGCCTTTGGCCCCGGCCGCTTTGCCCGCACGGCCTTCCGCCTGCGCGAAGGCGTGCCTCCGCTGCTCGATCTCTGCTTCACGGCTCGCGTCGGCACGCTGCTGGTCGGATCGATCCGCTTGTCGCCGGTGGTCATCGGTGCCGGCACGCCCGGCATCCTGCTCGGGCCGATCACCATCGATCCAGCCTTCCAGAGCCGTGGTATCGGTGGCGCGTTGATGCGGCGCTCTATGGATGCGGCGCGTGCCAAGAGCCACCAACTCGTCATCCTGGTGGGTGACGCCCCCTATTATCAGCGCTTCGGCTTCGCTGTCGTGCCACCGGGGCGCCTGGTTCTGCCCGGTCCGGTCGATCCCGGCCGCTTCCTTTACGCGGAGCTGCAACCGGGGTCTTTCGAGGGTGTATCCGGCCCGGTGCGCGGCGCGCGCGTCGCCGCCTGA
- a CDS encoding usg protein: protein MASPEFARQIAGYGLTTAGILYRLPDHPSILQEYVWQDYDLSPQFPELKRFLAFWQAKLEGRLYRVTVAHRDLIGPAELSTIDGEFQLH, encoded by the coding sequence ATGGCATCGCCTGAATTCGCCCGCCAGATCGCGGGTTATGGCCTCACCACCGCAGGCATTCTGTACCGGCTTCCTGACCATCCTTCGATCCTGCAGGAATATGTCTGGCAGGACTACGACCTCTCCCCGCAATTCCCGGAGCTGAAGCGGTTCCTTGCCTTCTGGCAGGCCAAGCTCGAGGGCAGGCTCTACCGCGTCACGGTTGCCCATCGCGACCTGATCGGTCCGGCGGAACTCTCCACGATCGACGGCGAATTCCAGTTGCACTAA
- a CDS encoding DUF1330 domain-containing protein: protein MSGHVDPTKETFALFKDLPRDEPIHMLNLVRLHAEARYPDGRKATGLEAYRAYGRDSGPVFRRLGGRQVWLGRPDLMLIGPAEEAWDIAFIAEYPSGQAFIDMIRDPVYREAVKHRQAAVADSRLLRLKPGAPGAGFGEIA from the coding sequence ATGTCCGGCCATGTCGATCCCACCAAGGAAACCTTCGCGCTGTTCAAGGACCTGCCGCGCGATGAACCCATCCATATGCTGAATCTCGTGCGCCTTCATGCCGAGGCGCGCTATCCCGATGGCCGCAAGGCGACCGGTCTTGAGGCCTACCGCGCCTATGGCCGCGACAGCGGGCCAGTGTTCCGCCGGCTCGGCGGACGGCAGGTCTGGCTCGGCCGACCGGATCTCATGCTGATCGGCCCTGCCGAAGAAGCCTGGGACATCGCCTTCATCGCCGAATATCCGTCCGGCCAGGCCTTCATCGACATGATCCGCGATCCCGTCTATCGGGAGGCTGTGAAGCATCGGCAGGCCGCCGTGGCGGATTCGCGCCTGCTTCGGCTGAAGCCTGGTGCACCGGGGGCGGGCTTCGGCGAAATCGCCTGA
- a CDS encoding catalase, translating to MAHPVWSETFEGGSAEAEASLFERLARDIRGIQQANRTSQAGPVLRTLHAKAVLAEPSASFTMRADLPSRFAQGAFQPGTSFATIVRLSNASGRLQDDDRRDMRGAALRLTLPGGASHDFLMTNFPVSHARNARQFVDFAKAMAGSKFLLLPRLIAAHGLSETLRMLKNVSQATARPVTSLALETYWSRGALLWGDAGPVRYLLRPAPDALPAETLPPAPERLRQELLGRLSHAPIRFEFCLQPFVDEMRTPIEDGATEWLESVSPPVVVADLVLPVRPAGDGARTPGEAAIEALAFSPWNAADGLRPLGSLNRARKPVYWASADGRGAT from the coding sequence ATGGCGCATCCCGTCTGGAGCGAAACCTTCGAAGGCGGCAGCGCGGAAGCGGAGGCGTCTCTCTTCGAGCGGCTCGCCCGCGACATCCGGGGCATCCAGCAGGCGAACAGGACCTCCCAGGCCGGTCCCGTTCTGCGCACACTGCATGCGAAGGCGGTCCTCGCGGAGCCGAGTGCCTCCTTCACCATGCGTGCCGACCTGCCCTCCCGCTTTGCGCAAGGAGCCTTCCAGCCGGGCACCTCGTTCGCAACGATCGTGCGCCTGTCCAACGCCAGCGGCCGCCTGCAGGACGACGACCGTCGCGATATGCGCGGTGCCGCCCTCCGCCTCACCCTGCCGGGCGGCGCGAGCCATGATTTCCTGATGACCAATTTTCCGGTCTCGCATGCGCGCAACGCCCGCCAGTTCGTCGATTTTGCGAAGGCCATGGCCGGCTCGAAGTTTCTGCTCCTGCCCCGGCTGATCGCCGCACACGGCCTGTCCGAAACGCTCCGGATGCTCAAGAATGTCAGCCAGGCGACCGCGCGCCCGGTCACCAGCCTGGCGCTGGAAACCTACTGGAGCCGGGGCGCGCTCCTCTGGGGGGATGCCGGACCGGTCCGCTATCTCCTGCGCCCTGCACCGGACGCGCTCCCTGCCGAAACCCTGCCGCCAGCACCCGAGCGGCTACGCCAGGAACTACTCGGCCGGCTGTCTCACGCGCCCATCCGCTTCGAGTTCTGCCTGCAGCCCTTCGTGGACGAGATGCGTACGCCGATCGAGGATGGCGCGACCGAATGGCTGGAATCGGTCTCGCCCCCCGTCGTGGTCGCCGATCTGGTTCTGCCCGTCCGCCCGGCGGGCGACGGCGCGCGCACGCCCGGCGAAGCGGCTATCGAGGCCCTGGCCTTCTCACCCTGGAATGCGGCCGATGGGTTGCGGCCGCTCGGCAGCCTGAACCGTGCCCGCAAGCCGGTCTATTGGGCGAGCGCCGACGGACGCGGCGCGACCTGA
- a CDS encoding NUDIX domain-containing protein has product MMIFADPAKRSRLTPLLHLYWRITRGMTLGVRACVVDQEDCILLIRHSYTPGWHFPGGGVEVGQTLMDALVTELREEANVVMDGAPRLVGMYHNALTAPRDHVALYLVEAWHQPAPPVPNREIVEHGFFARTALPEGTTRGTRERIEELFEARPASPIW; this is encoded by the coding sequence ATGATGATATTCGCGGATCCGGCCAAGCGATCCAGGCTCACGCCGCTGCTGCATCTCTACTGGCGCATCACGCGTGGCATGACGCTGGGGGTGCGGGCCTGCGTGGTCGACCAGGAAGACTGCATCCTTTTGATACGCCACAGCTATACGCCTGGATGGCACTTTCCCGGTGGGGGCGTCGAGGTTGGCCAGACACTCATGGATGCGCTGGTCACAGAGCTGCGCGAAGAGGCCAATGTGGTGATGGACGGCGCCCCGCGCCTCGTCGGCATGTATCACAATGCCCTGACCGCGCCGCGCGACCACGTCGCGCTCTATCTGGTCGAGGCCTGGCACCAGCCGGCCCCTCCCGTGCCCAATCGCGAGATCGTCGAGCACGGATTCTTTGCGCGCACTGCCCTTCCTGAAGGCACAACGCGGGGCACTCGCGAACGGATCGAGGAATTGTTCGAGGCGCGCCCGGCAAGCCCGATCTGGTAG